In Salvelinus fontinalis isolate EN_2023a chromosome 25, ASM2944872v1, whole genome shotgun sequence, one genomic interval encodes:
- the cops9 gene encoding COP9 signalosome complex subunit 9 — translation MKPAVDEMFPEGAGPYVDLDEAGGSSGLLMDLAANEKAVHSDFFNDFEDLFDDEDLQ, via the exons ATGAAACCAGCGGTGGACGAGATGTTCCCTGAAGGCGCCGGGCCTTATGTGGATCTAGACGAG GCAGGGGGCAGCAGCGGTCTGCTCATGGACCTGGCAGCAAATGAGAAAGCAGTGCACTCAGACTTCTTTAACG ACTTCGAGGATTTGTTTGATGATGAGGACCTGCAGTGA
- the otos gene encoding otospiralin, giving the protein MKLLVQLSILFLCLIACKLTDARAFTPEGVPYDEPPAVPYWPYTTSDFWHYVEYFRSIGAYNHINEMARAFYAHQHLGDTLGYETNEGHEH; this is encoded by the exons ATGAAGTTGCTGGTTCAGCTTAGtattctcttcctctgtctcatcGCCTGTAAGCTCACTG ATGCCAGAGCCTTCACCCCTGAAGGAG ttcCATATGATGAGCCCCCGGCAGTCCCCTACTGGCCCTACACCACCTCAGACTTCTGGCACTACGTAGAGTACTTCAGGTCCATTGGAGCCTACAACCACATCAATGAAATGGCCCGGGCCTTCTATGCTCACCAACACCTGGGAGACACACTGGGATATGAGACCAATGAGGGACATGAacattga
- the LOC129823344 gene encoding apolipoprotein D-like, with translation MLLCVVLVTASVAHAQTVHLGRCPTPQVQQDFNVTKYLGRWYEAEKLPAVFEREKCQQATYSLLCDRTHTLTHHRLYEVNQTINMNTHNQIFFKGDPYLVLSTDYSSFSLVYSCTDFLINFYVDFAWIVSRTRSLPSDVISRLHGDLEAIGVDLRCLTVSNQTACDTVA, from the exons ATGT TACTGTGTGTTGTCCTGGTTACCGCATCGGTTGCACATGCTCAGACCGTTCACCTGGGAAGATGCCCCACGCCCCAAGTTCAACAGGACTTCAACGTCACCA AATACCTGGGCAGGTGGTATGAGGCAGAGAAGCTGCCTGCTGTATTTGAGAGAGAGAAGTGCCAGCAGGCCACATACTCACTACTCTGCGATagaacacatacactcacacatcaCAGACTGTATGAAGTCAATCAAACCATAAACATGAACACTCATAATCAGATCTTCTTCAAAG GTGATCCATACTTGgttctctctacagactacagtaGTTTCTCTCTGGTCTACTCCTGTACAGACTTCCTTATCAATTTCTA CGTCGACTTTGCCTGGATTGTTTCCCGGACACGATCATTGCCAAGTGATGTCATCAGCCGTCTCCATGGTGACCTGGAGGCCATCGGTGTCGACCTCAGATGCCTCACAGTGTCAAACCAGACGGCCTGTGACACTGTGGCCTGA